The following proteins are co-located in the Nitrospira sp. genome:
- a CDS encoding elongation factor G, with product MNVPLTESIRNVAVVSNAGSGKTSLVEALAYCTGTLASLGSVTAGNTVSDFEPEEIHHHSSFNTTVLRCSYNGMVLNLLDTPGAPSFMADVRAALRVADAVVLVVNAATGVRSDLERVWSLVEATELPCVVFVNGLDKEGTQFDATVESLSDELEIEAVPLILPAGGGAQMDAVLDLLQNRLVIARTDRPKADEGPVPPEYQDQVAEARRRMTELVAEQDEALLEHYVTDGGLTEDALVQGLRMGVRRRTLVPVLGGAALRNVGVHPLLSALVHLLPSPIDRAQAMPLHGVGSLADSAPIQRDPLATAPFSALVFKTLIDPFVGRLSYVRLYSGALEADSGLYNATKQVRERGGHLFAIVGKKYTPMSRAVAGDIVAIGKLKDTLTGDTLCDEHAPICYPGMPACRPVLSFAIDPKSKADIEKVSLGLHKLIEEDPSLEFVRHPETKEMVLSGMGQRQIDVALEKLHRKYGADVTLHAPKIPYRETIRSVAQAQGKYKKQTGGHGQYGDCWVEVGPLPRGQGFEFDNKIVGGAIPRNFVPAVEKGVVEALHEGPLAGFPTVDVRVTVYDGSYHVVDSSELAFKIAGSMGVKKALEGAHPILLEPLMTLEVEVPAECVGAVLGDLNARRGRIIMVEAKGHMETVKALVPQAELLTYAPALNSLTGGQGSYVMEYAQYEEVPKELTGRIVDEHRSERHGVAAH from the coding sequence ATGAATGTTCCCCTCACTGAATCCATCAGGAATGTGGCTGTGGTTTCGAATGCGGGATCAGGAAAAACCTCGTTAGTCGAAGCGCTCGCCTACTGCACCGGCACCCTTGCCTCTCTCGGCTCCGTGACCGCGGGCAACACGGTCTCCGATTTCGAGCCGGAAGAAATCCACCATCATAGCTCGTTCAACACCACCGTGCTCCGCTGCTCCTACAACGGGATGGTCCTGAATCTCCTGGATACTCCGGGCGCGCCCAGTTTTATGGCCGATGTCCGGGCCGCATTGCGCGTGGCGGACGCGGTGGTCTTGGTGGTGAATGCGGCGACCGGTGTACGGAGCGATCTCGAACGAGTCTGGTCGCTGGTGGAGGCCACGGAACTCCCCTGTGTGGTGTTTGTGAATGGCCTGGACAAAGAGGGCACTCAGTTTGACGCCACAGTGGAATCGCTGAGTGACGAATTGGAGATCGAGGCGGTTCCGTTGATACTGCCGGCGGGCGGCGGCGCGCAGATGGATGCAGTGCTGGATCTGCTGCAGAATCGTCTCGTCATCGCCCGCACGGATCGGCCAAAGGCGGACGAAGGGCCGGTTCCTCCGGAGTACCAGGACCAGGTGGCTGAGGCTCGGCGGCGTATGACCGAACTCGTGGCGGAACAGGACGAGGCGCTTCTTGAGCACTATGTGACCGACGGCGGATTGACGGAGGACGCACTCGTGCAAGGCTTGCGGATGGGCGTGCGCCGGCGGACGCTGGTTCCCGTGTTGGGGGGGGCGGCGCTCCGGAATGTGGGCGTGCATCCGCTGCTGTCTGCACTTGTCCATCTGTTGCCGTCACCGATCGATCGTGCCCAAGCGATGCCGTTGCATGGTGTCGGATCGTTAGCCGACAGTGCTCCGATTCAACGGGACCCGCTGGCGACCGCTCCGTTCTCGGCCCTCGTCTTTAAGACGTTGATCGATCCCTTCGTCGGGAGGTTGTCCTATGTCCGCCTGTACTCGGGCGCCTTGGAGGCGGATAGCGGCCTCTACAATGCCACCAAGCAGGTTCGGGAACGTGGTGGCCATCTGTTTGCCATCGTCGGGAAAAAATACACCCCGATGTCCAGGGCCGTGGCGGGAGATATCGTCGCCATCGGTAAACTGAAGGATACCCTCACGGGTGACACGTTGTGTGATGAGCATGCGCCCATCTGTTATCCCGGAATGCCTGCATGCAGGCCGGTTCTCTCGTTCGCGATCGACCCGAAATCCAAGGCTGATATTGAAAAGGTGAGTCTCGGGTTGCACAAGCTGATCGAGGAAGATCCCAGCCTGGAATTTGTCCGCCATCCGGAAACGAAAGAGATGGTGTTGAGTGGGATGGGCCAACGGCAGATCGATGTGGCCTTGGAAAAGCTGCATCGGAAATATGGCGCGGATGTCACGCTGCACGCGCCCAAGATTCCGTATCGTGAAACGATCCGGAGCGTGGCGCAGGCCCAAGGAAAATACAAAAAACAAACCGGGGGCCATGGGCAGTATGGGGATTGCTGGGTGGAGGTCGGCCCGCTGCCGCGCGGGCAGGGATTCGAGTTCGACAATAAAATCGTCGGAGGCGCCATCCCGCGCAATTTCGTGCCGGCTGTAGAAAAAGGAGTCGTCGAGGCGTTGCATGAAGGGCCTCTGGCTGGGTTTCCCACCGTCGATGTGCGCGTGACCGTGTATGACGGCTCGTATCACGTCGTCGATTCGTCGGAATTGGCGTTCAAAATCGCCGGATCCATGGGCGTGAAAAAAGCGCTGGAAGGGGCCCATCCGATTCTGCTCGAACCGCTCATGACCCTGGAAGTCGAAGTGCCCGCCGAGTGTGTCGGGGCTGTCCTGGGAGATCTCAACGCCCGCCGGGGACGGATCATCATGGTCGAGGCGAAGGGCCACATGGAAACCGTGAAGGCGCTCGTGCCACAGGCGGAACTCCTGACCTACGCACCGGCGCTCAACTCCTTGACCGGCGGGCAGGGCAGTTACGTCATGGAGTACGCCCAGTATGAGGAGGTGCCGAAGGAACTGACCGGCCGAATTGTGGATGAGCATCGGTCGGAACGCCACGGCGTGGCGGCGCACTAG
- the radC gene encoding DNA repair protein RadC, whose product MTPKKAGRGIGEWPETERPRERLLSEGATSLSDAQLLAILLRVGRQDASAVKVGMEVLARIGGIYGLLHCSVEELCAIPGVGPAKAAQLKAAVEVGKRAVSAPLTTGTRINSSADLFKHYHARLRDLRHEIFAVVLLDAKNQVIRDVTISEGSLTLSIVHPREVFIPAMRASAAGVIFLHNHPSGDPTPSQEDRVLTSRLVSAGVLLGIQVLDHLIVGDGRYVSFADQGWLSAEGLP is encoded by the coding sequence ATGACACCCAAAAAGGCAGGGCGCGGAATCGGGGAATGGCCGGAAACTGAACGGCCCCGTGAGCGTCTGCTCAGTGAGGGGGCCACTAGTCTCTCCGATGCGCAACTATTGGCGATTCTCCTGAGAGTGGGACGGCAGGACGCCTCCGCCGTCAAAGTGGGGATGGAAGTCCTGGCCCGTATCGGCGGGATCTACGGACTTCTCCACTGCAGCGTCGAGGAACTCTGTGCCATTCCCGGGGTTGGACCGGCCAAGGCGGCGCAATTAAAGGCGGCGGTCGAAGTCGGCAAGCGGGCGGTGTCAGCTCCGCTGACGACCGGGACCCGCATCAATTCCAGCGCAGACCTCTTCAAGCATTACCACGCACGTCTACGTGATCTCCGTCACGAGATCTTTGCCGTCGTGTTACTGGACGCCAAGAATCAGGTCATTCGCGACGTCACCATCTCGGAAGGCAGTCTCACCCTCAGCATCGTGCATCCTCGGGAAGTCTTCATTCCGGCGATGCGTGCCTCGGCTGCGGGCGTGATTTTTCTCCACAACCATCCCAGCGGCGACCCGACCCCGAGTCAGGAGGATCGTGTACTCACGTCAAGATTGGTGTCAGCCGGTGTGCTGCTGGGTATTCAGGTGTTGGACCATCTGATTGTCGGCGACGGCCGGTATGTCAGTTTTGCCGATCAGGGATGGCTATCCGCGGAAGGCCTGCCATGA
- the rsmD gene encoding 16S rRNA (guanine(966)-N(2))-methyltransferase RsmD: protein MRVIAGLHRGRRLLGPRGQAIRPTSDRVKEALFSILSDRTTEARVLDLYAGTGSIGIEALSRGAGHVTFVETDREALRLISSNLRHCGLEQFANVCACQVSQFFRRGTQWSGPYDIVFCDPPYQLTPELVTLAGDWQLGWLAEDAAVIIEHSSKTEMPGTLGPLSQLKRYDYGDTALTRFRLVSTKEAPSA, encoded by the coding sequence ATGCGCGTCATCGCAGGGCTTCATCGGGGCCGACGATTGCTGGGTCCCAGGGGACAGGCTATCCGCCCCACATCCGACCGAGTGAAAGAAGCGCTGTTTTCGATTCTCAGTGACCGCACCACGGAAGCCCGCGTGCTTGATCTCTACGCCGGAACCGGCTCCATCGGGATTGAGGCCCTCAGCCGTGGCGCAGGCCATGTGACCTTCGTCGAAACCGACCGCGAAGCGCTTCGCCTCATCAGCTCCAATCTTCGCCATTGCGGCCTCGAACAGTTCGCCAATGTGTGCGCCTGCCAGGTAAGTCAGTTTTTTCGCCGGGGCACCCAATGGTCAGGCCCCTACGATATTGTCTTCTGCGATCCGCCCTATCAGTTGACACCGGAACTGGTCACGCTGGCCGGCGACTGGCAACTCGGATGGCTGGCCGAGGATGCCGCTGTGATCATCGAACATAGCAGCAAAACAGAGATGCCCGGGACTCTAGGGCCACTGTCTCAACTAAAACGCTACGACTACGGCGATACCGCGCTCACTCGATTTCGCCTGGTGTCGACGAAAGAAGCTCCGTCCGCATGA
- the coaD gene encoding pantetheine-phosphate adenylyltransferase, translated as MKTAVYPGTFDPITHGHSDIIRRGFRMFSRVIVAIAPNPGKHPLFTTEERLDMVRLVTKDLPNLEVTTFEGLLVDFVRSSGAHAILRGLRAISDFEHEFQMALVNRKLAETVETVFLMPSEEYSYLSSTIIKDVASHGGSLKDFVHPEVARRLQERIRSFKG; from the coding sequence ATGAAGACCGCCGTCTATCCAGGCACATTCGATCCCATCACGCATGGGCACAGCGACATTATCCGGCGTGGATTCCGCATGTTCTCGCGGGTCATTGTGGCGATCGCCCCCAATCCAGGCAAACATCCCCTGTTCACCACAGAGGAGCGATTGGACATGGTGCGCCTCGTCACCAAGGATCTCCCGAACCTGGAGGTCACGACCTTCGAGGGACTGTTAGTGGATTTTGTGCGGAGCAGCGGTGCCCATGCGATTTTACGAGGACTCCGCGCGATTTCTGATTTCGAACACGAATTTCAAATGGCACTCGTCAATCGCAAACTCGCCGAGACCGTCGAAACCGTGTTTCTGATGCCCAGTGAGGAATATTCCTACTTGTCTTCCACCATCATTAAGGACGTCGCCAGCCACGGAGGTTCGCTCAAGGATTTTGTGCACCCCGAAGTAGCCCGGCGGCTCCAAGAACGAATTCGGAGTTTCAAAGGATGA
- a CDS encoding pyridoxal phosphate-dependent aminotransferase produces MKLAARVGRIVPSPTLSITATAKAMAAQGIDVIDFASGEPDFDTPEPVKAAAEAAIRAGFTKYTPSSGIDELRGAIADKLKTEQGLQYDKSQILVSCGAKHSLYNVAEALLEAGDELIIPVPFWVSYQDQTLLNDATPVLLRTEEQDGYTIRPDALEAAITPRTKAIIVNSPCNPTGATYDRKTLEGIAAAALRHDLVIISDEIYEKVLYDGAQHISIASLSPEVAARTVVINGVSKAYAMTGWRIGYAAGPKPLLNAMANIQSQSTSNPCSISQKAAVAALRLGNPFTTVMVAEFDQRRRLMVERLNQMPGITCRMPTGAFYAFPNVSGVLSKRWKDQPIGSAANLATFLLNEAQVALVPGEPFGSDIHIRLSYATSMEAIERGLTRIEAAIRRLT; encoded by the coding sequence ATGAAACTGGCAGCCCGTGTCGGACGCATCGTCCCTTCCCCTACTTTGAGCATTACCGCCACCGCGAAGGCCATGGCGGCACAAGGCATCGACGTCATCGATTTTGCCTCCGGCGAACCAGACTTCGATACGCCTGAACCGGTCAAGGCCGCAGCTGAGGCCGCAATCCGCGCCGGCTTTACCAAATACACGCCGTCGTCGGGTATCGATGAATTGCGCGGGGCCATCGCCGACAAATTGAAAACGGAACAGGGGCTTCAGTACGACAAGTCCCAAATCCTGGTGTCCTGCGGCGCGAAGCATTCGCTCTACAACGTGGCCGAGGCGCTCCTTGAGGCGGGTGACGAACTGATTATTCCGGTGCCGTTCTGGGTCTCCTATCAAGACCAGACCCTCCTGAATGACGCCACGCCGGTGTTGCTGCGGACGGAGGAGCAGGACGGGTACACCATCAGGCCGGACGCGCTCGAAGCGGCCATCACCCCGCGCACCAAAGCCATCATCGTCAACAGTCCCTGCAATCCAACCGGCGCGACCTACGACCGGAAGACGCTCGAAGGGATTGCGGCCGCGGCCCTGCGCCATGACCTCGTCATTATTTCTGACGAGATCTATGAGAAAGTGCTCTACGACGGGGCGCAACACATCAGCATCGCCAGCTTGAGCCCGGAGGTCGCCGCACGAACGGTCGTGATCAACGGCGTCTCGAAAGCCTACGCCATGACCGGCTGGCGCATCGGATACGCCGCTGGGCCAAAACCCTTGCTGAACGCCATGGCCAATATTCAAAGCCAGAGCACATCCAACCCCTGCTCTATTTCACAAAAGGCCGCAGTGGCGGCCTTGCGACTCGGCAATCCATTTACCACCGTCATGGTGGCGGAATTCGACCAGCGCCGCCGCCTGATGGTCGAACGCCTCAACCAGATGCCCGGCATCACCTGCCGGATGCCGACGGGCGCGTTCTATGCGTTCCCGAATGTCAGCGGCGTCCTGTCAAAACGTTGGAAGGATCAACCCATCGGCTCCGCCGCCAACCTGGCGACGTTTTTGCTCAACGAGGCGCAAGTGGCTCTGGTCCCCGGCGAACCATTCGGCAGCGATATCCACATTCGGCTGTCCTATGCCACCTCGATGGAGGCCATAGAACGCGGGCTGACCAGAATTGAAGCTGCCATTCGTCGGTTAACGTGA
- a CDS encoding transcriptional regulator produces MPIYEYQCTSCAHRFEVKQSIKDDPIKECVRCGKDVTKLISPPAIMFKGSGWYITDYSDKMKPGGSDTSEKPAATGTDKTTPSTTTDSTTSTTAAAPANAPAASTTPATSTASTSTSSSSSTPTSSS; encoded by the coding sequence GTGCCAATTTATGAGTATCAGTGTACCAGCTGCGCCCACCGATTCGAGGTGAAGCAGAGCATCAAGGATGACCCGATCAAGGAATGCGTGCGCTGCGGGAAGGACGTCACGAAACTGATTTCACCTCCCGCTATTATGTTCAAAGGCAGCGGGTGGTACATCACCGACTACTCGGACAAGATGAAACCTGGCGGCAGTGATACGTCTGAAAAGCCAGCGGCGACTGGGACGGACAAAACCACACCCTCGACCACGACTGACAGCACAACAAGCACTACGGCCGCGGCTCCGGCCAACGCCCCGGCGGCCAGCACCACTCCGGCAACGAGTACGGCGAGTACCAGCACCTCCAGTTCGAGCTCCACCCCCACCTCTAGCAGCTAG
- a CDS encoding threonylcarbamoyl-AMP synthase, which translates to MALVLPFTDPSCDAVLPEVQRVLAAHGVVALPTETYYGLAVRPTDEVALRRLVEVKGRPPDKPILVLIGSMAQLDSLVGSITPAAALLMEQFWPGPLTIVCPVAPGLSPLLTAGSGTIGVRWSPLPSLQRLLLHIGPLTGTSANRSSEQPLADAGAVQEALGSSIDLILDGGRTPGGQASTVVDACEQPRILRAGAIATDHIRMALERSGYLLSS; encoded by the coding sequence ATGGCACTGGTTCTTCCGTTTACCGATCCCTCCTGTGACGCCGTACTGCCAGAGGTGCAGCGGGTGTTGGCGGCGCATGGTGTCGTCGCGCTTCCCACGGAAACCTATTACGGTCTTGCTGTTCGTCCCACCGATGAAGTGGCCCTGCGCCGATTGGTCGAGGTGAAAGGCCGGCCGCCGGATAAACCCATTCTGGTCTTGATCGGCTCCATGGCGCAGTTGGATTCTCTGGTCGGGTCCATTACCCCCGCCGCTGCCCTTCTGATGGAGCAGTTTTGGCCTGGTCCGCTGACCATCGTATGTCCGGTCGCCCCAGGGCTTTCGCCCTTACTCACGGCAGGGAGCGGAACGATCGGGGTCCGTTGGTCCCCGTTGCCGAGCCTTCAGCGACTGCTGCTCCATATCGGGCCGCTGACGGGGACGAGTGCTAATCGTTCGTCTGAACAGCCTCTTGCTGACGCGGGTGCCGTGCAGGAAGCTCTTGGATCCTCCATCGATCTCATTCTGGACGGGGGGCGCACGCCTGGAGGGCAGGCGTCTACCGTTGTCGATGCCTGCGAGCAGCCGCGAATTCTTCGAGCCGGAGCCATTGCCACGGATCACATCCGAATGGCCCTGGAACGGTCAGGGTACCTACTTTCATCATGA
- the purD gene encoding phosphoribosylamine--glycine ligase translates to MKILVVGSGGREHALVWKIAQSPRKPQIFCAPGNAGIEGLATCVSIKADDIAGLKDFALKEQIDLTVVGPEAPLALGIADEFRKARLKIFGPTKAAARLESSKSFSKDIMSANRIPTAVSKSFERMEEALAYLDAQPVPIVVKADGLAQGKGVVVATTCEEAKQAVRDAMEKSVFGQAGHRVLIEEFLDGEELTIMAFTDGKTVVPMISAQDHKRVGDGDAGPNTGGMGAYAPAPIATAGLREQVTRQVLQPTVDALARLGCPFQGVLYAGLMIVNGMPYVLEFNARMGDPETEVVLPLLKTDLLDVMEAVVEHRLDQLVVEWRAETAVCVVLTSPGYPGSYPTGLPIQGLPSPSNAAPIAVFHAGTKREAGQVVTAGGRVLAVTAWAPSLLQARAEVYQAVPAISFQGRHYRTDIAHRALPRTS, encoded by the coding sequence GTGAAGATTCTGGTTGTCGGCAGTGGTGGACGCGAACATGCGCTGGTCTGGAAGATTGCTCAGAGTCCGCGGAAGCCGCAGATCTTTTGCGCGCCGGGGAATGCGGGGATCGAAGGGCTGGCGACCTGTGTTTCCATCAAGGCGGATGACATTGCCGGACTCAAAGACTTCGCGCTGAAAGAACAGATCGATCTCACGGTGGTGGGGCCGGAAGCGCCGCTGGCCTTGGGCATTGCTGATGAGTTCCGGAAGGCGCGGTTGAAAATCTTTGGCCCAACGAAAGCTGCTGCGCGACTGGAGTCGAGCAAGAGTTTTTCGAAGGACATCATGAGTGCCAACCGGATTCCGACGGCTGTCTCAAAAAGCTTCGAGCGGATGGAGGAGGCGTTGGCCTACCTGGATGCTCAGCCCGTGCCGATCGTGGTGAAAGCCGATGGGCTCGCGCAGGGCAAGGGCGTGGTCGTGGCCACCACGTGTGAGGAAGCCAAGCAGGCGGTGCGCGATGCGATGGAAAAATCTGTGTTCGGCCAGGCGGGCCATCGCGTCCTGATCGAGGAGTTTCTCGACGGAGAAGAGCTGACCATCATGGCGTTCACCGATGGGAAGACCGTCGTGCCGATGATCTCGGCGCAGGACCACAAGCGGGTGGGGGACGGCGATGCTGGTCCCAACACCGGCGGGATGGGGGCCTATGCACCGGCTCCTATTGCCACGGCGGGGCTCCGGGAGCAGGTCACGCGGCAGGTGTTGCAGCCGACCGTAGACGCGCTGGCACGCCTCGGTTGCCCATTTCAGGGCGTGTTGTACGCGGGCCTCATGATCGTGAACGGTATGCCGTACGTCCTGGAGTTCAACGCACGTATGGGAGATCCTGAAACCGAGGTGGTGTTGCCGCTCTTGAAGACGGACCTTTTGGACGTCATGGAGGCGGTCGTTGAACATCGTCTCGACCAACTGGTCGTGGAATGGCGGGCGGAGACGGCGGTCTGTGTCGTGCTGACGTCGCCCGGCTATCCGGGATCATATCCCACTGGATTGCCGATTCAAGGATTACCCTCTCCATCGAACGCGGCACCGATCGCCGTGTTTCACGCCGGCACCAAGCGAGAGGCAGGGCAGGTGGTGACAGCCGGGGGACGAGTGTTGGCGGTCACGGCCTGGGCTCCTTCGCTCCTTCAGGCGAGAGCAGAGGTCTACCAGGCGGTGCCGGCGATTTCGTTCCAAGGTCGGCACTATCGCACCGACATTGCACACCGGGCATTACCGCGCACGTCCTGA